A section of the Bacillus pumilus genome encodes:
- a CDS encoding SAM-dependent methyltransferase, with protein METPISDDGTNFFGFQYKEIYSRLLSQNVDMEIDFIQRKILQNYDHPHILDFCCGHGRHLLKLWQAGFQIDGLDINQDFLAHIEKESNHQVTTFLEDGRDFHPPRTYDVVLNMETSIVYMSDEENMKMLRSMYSCLNEGGTLLLHLANREFLIKYFHPLIWFGDEKTGYALEKRQLDIVNSTIKIEQTRIVNYKTTNHVITMRLYSVAEITNMLKDAGFIVKHIYGDFESNSYNVEAHNTILLCTK; from the coding sequence GTGGAAACACCAATTTCAGATGATGGTACAAACTTTTTTGGTTTCCAGTATAAAGAGATTTACTCACGTCTTTTATCTCAAAATGTGGATATGGAAATTGACTTTATTCAAAGAAAAATTCTTCAAAACTATGATCATCCGCACATTTTAGATTTTTGTTGTGGACATGGAAGACACCTGCTTAAACTTTGGCAGGCAGGTTTTCAAATAGATGGACTGGATATTAATCAGGATTTTTTGGCGCATATTGAAAAAGAGTCAAATCACCAAGTGACAACATTTTTAGAAGATGGAAGAGATTTTCATCCCCCTCGAACGTATGATGTTGTGCTTAATATGGAAACATCGATTGTCTATATGTCAGATGAGGAGAACATGAAAATGCTGAGGTCCATGTATTCATGTTTAAATGAAGGTGGAACATTACTACTTCACCTTGCAAATCGAGAATTTCTTATTAAGTATTTCCATCCACTTATCTGGTTTGGAGATGAAAAGACAGGCTATGCCTTAGAAAAAAGACAGTTAGATATAGTAAACAGCACTATTAAAATAGAACAAACAAGGATAGTGAATTACAAAACAACCAACCATGTCATCACAATGCGGTTATATAGTGTAGCTGAAATCACAAATATGCTAAAAGATGCTGGTTTTATCGTCAAACATATTTATGGAGATTTTGAAAGTAATTCATATAACGTAGAAGCTCACAACACGATACTTTTATGCACAAAATGA
- a CDS encoding MFS transporter gives MILLIAILKQPQFLMFCMGQLFSRFGDGLTTIVILYVVGTTSNDPLLIGFVLFCQYSPMFFFGLFGGVAADRFKKHHIMIAADLFRSFILIGMIFSLHHPVYVIILVFLSGIGSAFFYPARSSYIPVVVGEKNITEAMGVSQSIYSVMQIAGPGIAGLLLLFFSPTALLIIDIFTYSLSACFILLTAVLVKKNNKEGEASLSTSKEKQWTAIKQGLKVVFQSAPLAFLILLLTQVMFIAGIFNTTSNSILLHEFQVSGFHFGMIEAFSGIGAVIGSILGPYLLGKFKPGYILMTTTIFMGIWMMVIIPVEFLEALFGLPPVYLWVFGIGLMNAFLNVPISSLFLGLTPNAYRGRAMSILQMFSNFGIILGLIIAGMFSKYIGVIWITAISGLVLLAISLFSMRMKGFSALLTVTKKNKDKPSVAQLEV, from the coding sequence TTGATTTTATTGATCGCTATCCTGAAGCAGCCACAATTCCTTATGTTTTGTATGGGACAATTATTTTCCCGTTTTGGGGACGGTCTTACAACTATTGTCATCCTTTATGTGGTTGGAACTACATCGAATGATCCGTTATTAATTGGATTTGTGTTATTTTGTCAATATTCACCCATGTTTTTCTTTGGCTTATTTGGTGGTGTTGCGGCAGACCGATTCAAAAAACATCATATTATGATTGCAGCCGATTTATTTCGGTCTTTCATATTAATAGGAATGATCTTTAGTTTACATCATCCAGTGTATGTCATTATCCTCGTTTTTTTATCAGGTATAGGAAGTGCTTTTTTTTATCCAGCGCGCTCCTCGTATATTCCGGTTGTAGTGGGAGAAAAAAATATTACAGAAGCGATGGGGGTTTCTCAAAGTATTTATTCCGTTATGCAGATTGCGGGTCCTGGTATTGCAGGCCTACTTCTTCTTTTCTTTTCACCGACAGCTCTACTCATTATCGATATTTTTACTTATAGTCTATCCGCATGTTTTATCTTGCTGACGGCTGTACTTGTGAAAAAGAACAATAAGGAAGGGGAAGCGAGCCTTTCAACGTCTAAAGAAAAACAGTGGACGGCGATCAAGCAAGGATTGAAGGTCGTATTTCAATCAGCACCACTTGCCTTTTTAATCCTTTTATTAACACAAGTCATGTTTATCGCAGGAATTTTTAATACTACATCCAACTCTATTTTGCTGCACGAGTTTCAAGTATCAGGTTTTCATTTTGGGATGATTGAAGCATTTTCGGGTATCGGAGCCGTCATCGGTTCCATTTTAGGTCCTTACTTGCTTGGGAAATTCAAACCTGGTTATATATTAATGACAACGACGATCTTTATGGGAATTTGGATGATGGTCATCATACCGGTTGAGTTTCTAGAAGCACTGTTTGGGTTACCACCAGTCTACCTTTGGGTGTTTGGTATCGGCTTAATGAATGCTTTCTTGAATGTGCCGATTAGCAGTTTATTTCTAGGGCTTACTCCAAATGCTTATAGAGGACGTGCAATGTCCATCTTACAAATGTTCTCTAACTTCGGTATCATTCTTGGATTAATCATCGCCGGTATGTTTTCAAAATATATTGGTGTCATTTGGATTACAGCCATCTCTGGCTTAGTACTGCTCGCTATCAGTTTATTCTCAATGCGGATGAAAGGTTTTTCCGCCTTATTAACTGTCACGAAAAAAAATAAAGACAAACCGTCAGTTGCCCAGCTTGAAGTTTAA
- a CDS encoding YjbA family protein, with protein MLFLHDVWVNWFEGEENGYNVCHFHEWRKEDSVELLDQVPLLKVQSPLYDYIENDLSELPKTLLESVFEKSYIRKNHERRKLEYCFVVTDGIRIIAVDTIGYSIPVRKSRLIPRQEQLVYEMVKDVKAEEYEFSQDSLESSKEYHILSLPPQHISGLTRKERQLKQLMFMALDQLKGLQNRAEIAYWYTEWNPRMYNQIKRMSFEEIWNMLYNETIDGWSENHLAFCEKMIKGQPFFEKLWEMENESKVN; from the coding sequence ATGTTATTTCTTCATGACGTATGGGTGAATTGGTTTGAAGGGGAAGAAAATGGCTACAATGTGTGTCATTTTCATGAGTGGCGTAAGGAGGACAGTGTGGAGCTGTTAGATCAAGTACCTTTACTTAAGGTGCAGAGTCCTTTGTATGATTATATAGAGAATGATCTTTCAGAACTACCGAAGACGCTGCTAGAATCTGTATTTGAGAAATCATATATTCGAAAAAATCATGAACGGCGTAAACTAGAATATTGCTTTGTGGTCACGGACGGTATCCGAATTATTGCGGTGGATACGATTGGGTATTCCATTCCTGTGAGGAAAAGCCGCTTAATCCCAAGGCAGGAGCAATTGGTGTATGAAATGGTGAAAGATGTGAAGGCTGAGGAATATGAATTTTCTCAGGACAGTCTTGAGTCGTCGAAGGAGTATCATATTTTGTCTTTACCGCCGCAGCACATCAGCGGACTAACAAGAAAAGAAAGACAGTTGAAGCAGCTCATGTTTATGGCGCTCGATCAATTAAAAGGTCTTCAAAACAGGGCGGAGATTGCGTATTGGTATACGGAATGGAACCCGCGTATGTACAATCAAATTAAGCGAATGTCATTCGAAGAGATTTGGAACATGCTTTACAATGAAACCATCGATGGATGGTCAGAGAATCATTTAGCCTTCTGTGAAAAAATGATTAAGGGACAGCCGTTTTTTGAAAAGCTTTGGGAAATGGAAAATGAATCAAAGGTGAATTAG
- the trpS gene encoding tryptophan--tRNA ligase: MTKKTIFSGIQPSGSVTLGNYIGAMKQFVDLQHDYHGYFCVVDQHAITVSQDRLALRQNIRSLAALYLAVGLDPEKATLFIQSEVPAHAQAGWMLQCVAYIGELERMTQFKDKSAGKEAVVSGLLTYPPLMAGDILLYGTDLVPVGEDQKQHLELTRTLAERFNRKYNDIFTVPEVKIPKEGARIMSLADPTKKMSKSDPNQKSFITLLDEPKQLEKKIKSAVTDSEGIVKYDKENKPGIANLLTIYSVLGNISIAELEQKYEGKGYGEFKGDLANVVVDALKPIQDRYYELIESDELDRILDEGAEKANRAANKMLKKMENAMGLGRKRK, from the coding sequence ATGACAAAGAAGACAATTTTTTCAGGCATTCAGCCGAGCGGTTCGGTCACATTGGGGAACTATATCGGAGCGATGAAGCAATTTGTCGATTTGCAACATGATTATCACGGATATTTTTGTGTCGTCGATCAGCATGCAATTACGGTGAGTCAGGACAGGCTAGCTCTTCGCCAAAATATTAGAAGCTTAGCAGCTCTTTATTTGGCAGTTGGACTTGATCCAGAGAAGGCGACATTGTTTATCCAATCAGAGGTACCTGCCCACGCCCAGGCAGGATGGATGCTTCAATGTGTTGCTTATATTGGGGAATTAGAGAGAATGACCCAATTTAAGGACAAATCCGCTGGTAAGGAAGCGGTTGTTTCAGGACTATTAACGTATCCTCCATTAATGGCTGGTGATATCTTATTATATGGTACTGATTTAGTCCCTGTCGGAGAAGATCAAAAGCAGCATCTTGAATTGACTAGAACGCTTGCTGAACGTTTTAACCGCAAATACAATGACATTTTCACTGTACCTGAAGTGAAGATTCCAAAAGAAGGCGCTCGGATTATGTCGTTAGCAGATCCAACGAAAAAGATGAGCAAATCCGATCCGAACCAAAAATCCTTCATTACTTTATTAGATGAACCAAAACAGCTTGAAAAGAAAATCAAAAGTGCTGTGACGGATTCAGAAGGCATCGTTAAGTACGACAAAGAGAACAAGCCCGGTATTGCGAACTTACTGACGATTTATTCTGTGTTAGGCAACATATCGATTGCAGAGCTTGAGCAAAAATATGAAGGCAAAGGGTATGGTGAATTTAAGGGAGATCTTGCGAACGTCGTCGTTGATGCTTTAAAACCAATTCAAGATCGATACTATGAACTCATTGAGTCAGATGAGCTTGACCGCATTCTTGACGAAGGTGCTGAAAAAGCAAATCGCGCAGCAAATAAAATGCTGAAAAAAATGGAGAATGCAATGGGTCTAGGTAGAAAACGCAAATAA
- a CDS encoding DUF3899 domain-containing protein — MINITFYLASITLLIWLSLITLKSGFFDQTAHSFRKVFDSLNKQKGTIDDDLNKHLSSSFQSNFPFMKIIGFSLLIEMFILLFIYYI; from the coding sequence ATGATTAACATCACTTTTTATTTAGCATCGATCACTTTGCTAATATGGTTATCGTTAATCACTTTAAAAAGTGGTTTTTTTGATCAAACAGCTCACAGCTTTCGAAAGGTATTTGATTCATTAAACAAGCAAAAGGGCACTATTGACGATGATTTAAACAAACATTTATCATCATCTTTCCAAAGTAATTTTCCCTTCATGAAAATAATAGGTTTTAGCTTATTAATTGAAATGTTTATTCTGCTCTTCATTTATTATATATAG
- a CDS encoding peptide ABC transporter substrate-binding protein, protein MKKSKFSLLLVFLLVLTIFVSACSGKQSSDKGTASKDSKQEATILESQEMPAMDTIQASDTISFTTMNNVFEGLYRFNDKEELVPGMADGEPVANKDKTVYNIKLKDAKWSNGDPVKAQDFVYAWQRALDPDQKSEYGPYMMVGKIKNADKVYNKKAKPDELGIKAVSDKELQITLEKPIPYFQSLLSFPTFYPVNEKFVKEQGDKYAKTAKNLVYNGPYELSSWDGPQATTWEYKKNEEYWDKKNVSMTKLTFKVSKDPQAAVNAFEAGEADITPKLSTPAIISQYEGDKRMKRLLEPTVFWLKMNQGNKSLKNENVRRAIATAIDKEAFVKDVLQNGSVAAYYQIPKDFVHDENGKDFRDGMPKYLETNKDEAKKLFEKGLKELGTSKVTLNYLGDDSETAKTIGAFIKDQLEKTLPGLDINIQSVPFATRIDRDKKEDYDLQMAGWGPDYLDPITFSDLFITGGGNNHMGYSNKKYDQLLKDASGKLAAKPEERWKALQEAEKVLLQDDAGLSPIYQRATNYLISNKVKGFVIHKVGPEFSYKWMKIEG, encoded by the coding sequence ATGAAAAAGTCTAAATTTTCACTGCTTTTAGTTTTTTTATTGGTGCTGACTATTTTTGTATCTGCATGTTCAGGTAAACAAAGTAGCGACAAGGGCACTGCATCCAAAGATTCAAAACAAGAGGCTACAATTTTAGAATCACAGGAAATGCCTGCAATGGATACAATCCAAGCAAGCGATACAATTAGTTTCACAACTATGAATAACGTTTTTGAGGGTTTGTATCGATTCAATGATAAAGAAGAATTAGTACCTGGTATGGCAGATGGCGAACCAGTAGCTAACAAAGATAAAACAGTTTATAACATTAAACTAAAAGATGCCAAATGGTCTAATGGTGATCCAGTTAAAGCTCAAGACTTCGTTTATGCTTGGCAACGTGCTTTAGATCCAGATCAAAAGTCTGAGTATGGCCCATATATGATGGTTGGTAAAATCAAAAATGCTGATAAGGTTTACAACAAAAAAGCAAAGCCTGATGAACTAGGAATTAAAGCTGTAAGCGATAAAGAATTGCAAATCACACTTGAAAAACCAATTCCTTACTTCCAATCTCTACTTTCATTCCCAACTTTCTATCCAGTGAATGAAAAGTTCGTTAAAGAACAAGGTGATAAATATGCGAAAACTGCAAAGAACCTTGTATACAATGGACCGTATGAACTTTCTTCTTGGGATGGACCACAAGCAACAACTTGGGAATACAAAAAGAATGAAGAATATTGGGATAAAAAGAATGTCTCTATGACAAAACTTACTTTTAAAGTATCTAAAGATCCACAAGCAGCAGTTAACGCATTCGAAGCTGGAGAAGCTGATATTACACCTAAATTATCAACTCCTGCAATCATCTCTCAGTACGAAGGTGATAAGCGAATGAAAAGATTACTAGAACCTACTGTGTTCTGGTTGAAAATGAACCAAGGAAATAAATCATTAAAGAATGAAAATGTTCGTCGTGCAATTGCAACAGCAATTGACAAAGAAGCGTTTGTAAAAGATGTATTGCAGAATGGTTCAGTTGCTGCATACTATCAAATTCCAAAAGACTTTGTACATGATGAAAACGGAAAAGACTTCCGCGATGGAATGCCTAAATACTTAGAAACAAACAAAGATGAAGCTAAGAAACTTTTCGAAAAAGGTCTAAAAGAATTAGGAACGTCTAAAGTAACGCTTAATTACTTAGGTGATGATTCTGAGACTGCTAAAACAATCGGAGCTTTCATTAAAGATCAGCTTGAGAAAACTTTACCTGGCTTAGATATTAATATTCAAAGTGTTCCTTTTGCTACTCGTATTGATCGTGATAAGAAAGAGGATTACGATCTACAGATGGCTGGATGGGGCCCAGATTATCTTGACCCGATCACATTCTCTGACTTATTTATCACAGGTGGTGGGAACAACCACATGGGATACTCTAATAAGAAATATGATCAACTCTTAAAAGATGCATCTGGTAAGTTAGCTGCTAAACCTGAAGAACGCTGGAAAGCTTTACAAGAAGCTGAAAAAGTATTACTACAAGATGACGCAGGACTTTCACCAATCTATCAGAGAGCAACTAATTATCTGATTAGTAACAAAGTTAAAGGATTTGTCATTCACAAGGTTGGACCAGAATTCAGCTACAAATGGATGAAAATTGAAGGATAA
- the opp3b gene encoding oligopeptide ABC transporter permease — translation MLKYLIRRVGFMVVTLFIIVSITFFLMKLIPGSPFVNAQKLSEAQQAVLNAKYGLDQPIPIQYFHYLINTFTGDLGVSFQFNNTSVTELLSYRVGPSAVLGLQAIIIGTIVGIFLGVVGALRQNTWIDYSATFLAVIGKSIPSFVFAGLLQYFIAVKLGLLPTQFWNGFEYTILPTIALAMFPISICARFMRTEMVEVLETDYILLAKAKGAGYFELAFKHAMRNALIPVVTVLGPLTVSLMTGSLVIEKIFSIPGIGEQFVKAITVNDYPVIMGTTILFAVLFVVVVFIVDILYGIIDPRIRVAGGNK, via the coding sequence ATGCTGAAATACTTAATTAGACGGGTTGGCTTCATGGTCGTTACCCTCTTCATCATTGTTTCAATCACTTTTTTCTTAATGAAACTCATTCCGGGTTCTCCTTTTGTTAATGCTCAAAAATTGTCAGAAGCACAACAAGCTGTACTTAATGCAAAATATGGGCTAGATCAGCCTATTCCAATTCAATACTTTCACTACTTGATTAATACATTCACTGGAGATTTAGGTGTTTCATTCCAATTCAACAATACCTCCGTAACAGAACTTCTTTCATACCGAGTAGGACCATCTGCTGTCCTAGGCCTTCAAGCGATTATTATAGGAACGATTGTTGGTATCTTCTTGGGAGTAGTTGGAGCTTTAAGGCAGAACACATGGATAGATTATTCTGCTACTTTCTTGGCAGTTATCGGTAAATCAATACCGAGTTTTGTATTCGCGGGATTACTTCAGTACTTTATTGCGGTGAAATTAGGTTTACTACCAACTCAATTTTGGAATGGATTCGAGTATACAATTTTGCCCACAATAGCATTAGCTATGTTCCCTATCTCCATTTGTGCACGCTTTATGCGAACAGAAATGGTTGAAGTTCTTGAGACAGATTATATTTTACTAGCAAAGGCCAAAGGAGCAGGCTATTTCGAATTAGCATTTAAGCATGCAATGAGAAATGCGTTGATCCCTGTTGTTACAGTTCTTGGTCCACTAACTGTTAGTTTAATGACGGGATCTCTCGTAATAGAGAAAATCTTCTCAATTCCTGGAATTGGTGAGCAGTTTGTTAAAGCTATTACTGTAAATGACTATCCAGTTATTATGGGAACAACAATTTTATTCGCCGTTCTTTTTGTTGTGGTTGTATTTATTGTCGATATTCTATATGGAATTATCGATCCGAGAATTCGTGTAGCAGGGGGTAACAAATGA
- the opp3C gene encoding oligopeptide ABC transporter permease — MKQQEENIDKSLFEPAGVDTFSAEKIEKPSLNYWQDAWLRIKKNKAAVVSLVILFLIVFMAIVGPLISGKDFSTQTTSEANLPPRIQGLEHVSFLPFTGERTLKSGDVVNPYEQKGIDHYYWFGTDNLGRDLFTRVWKGTQISLLIAVVAAVIDLIIGVAYGAISGYFGGKIDNAMQRVLEVLMGIPNLIVVILMILVLKPGIIPIIIALSITGWISMARVVRAQVMKLKEQEYVLAARTLGLSNFKIIFKHMLPNLTGVMIINTMFTIPSAIFFEAFLSFIGLGLQEPQASLGTLIEDGFKSMIAFPYQMVYPAIIISVIMIVFNLVADGVRDALDPKMKD, encoded by the coding sequence ATGAAACAGCAAGAAGAAAATATTGATAAAAGTCTATTTGAACCCGCTGGTGTTGATACATTTTCTGCTGAAAAAATTGAGAAACCTAGTCTGAATTATTGGCAAGACGCATGGCTTAGAATCAAAAAGAATAAAGCCGCAGTTGTAAGTTTAGTGATTTTATTTTTAATTGTATTCATGGCTATCGTCGGACCATTAATTAGTGGTAAAGATTTTAGTACTCAGACAACGTCTGAAGCGAACCTACCTCCTCGAATCCAAGGATTAGAGCATGTTAGCTTCCTTCCATTTACTGGGGAAAGAACGCTGAAAAGTGGTGATGTGGTCAACCCTTATGAACAAAAAGGAATTGATCATTACTACTGGTTTGGTACGGATAATCTTGGGAGAGATCTATTCACACGTGTGTGGAAAGGAACTCAAATCTCACTGCTTATTGCTGTTGTTGCAGCTGTGATCGATTTAATTATTGGTGTTGCTTATGGTGCAATTTCTGGTTATTTTGGCGGGAAAATTGATAATGCGATGCAACGTGTTCTAGAGGTTCTAATGGGTATTCCCAACTTGATCGTTGTCATATTAATGATTCTCGTCTTAAAGCCAGGGATTATTCCAATTATTATTGCTCTAAGTATTACCGGGTGGATCAGTATGGCCAGGGTTGTACGAGCCCAAGTCATGAAGCTGAAAGAACAGGAATATGTACTAGCCGCTAGAACTTTGGGATTAAGCAACTTTAAAATTATCTTTAAACACATGTTGCCTAACTTAACAGGTGTGATGATTATTAATACAATGTTCACCATTCCTAGTGCAATTTTCTTCGAAGCATTCTTAAGTTTTATTGGGTTAGGTCTCCAAGAGCCACAAGCTTCACTAGGGACGCTAATTGAAGACGGATTTAAATCAATGATTGCTTTCCCATATCAAATGGTTTATCCGGCAATTATCATTAGTGTTATCATGATCGTCTTTAACCTTGTTGCCGACGGTGTGAGAGATGCACTTGATCCAAAAATGAAAGATTAG
- a CDS encoding ABC transporter ATP-binding protein has product MNKQETILKVNDLNISFHTFAGEVKAIRGVNFELKKGETLAIVGESGSGKSVTSKSIMGLLPKSNSEVKKGEILFQDKNLTKLSDKQMQKIRGKDIAMVFQDPMTSLNPTMTIGKQIIEPILKHQNASKEEARKRALELLSLVGIPKPEQRFKQYPHQFSGGMRQRVVVAIALACNPKILIADEPTTALDVTIQAQILELMKDLQKKIETSIIFITHDLGVVANVADRVAVMYGGQIVEIGTVDEIFYNPQHPYTWGLLSSMPSLDAKEEKLFAIPGTPPDLLNPPKGDPFAARNQYAMKIDFEQQPPLYQVSETHYAATWLLHPNAPKVEPPESIKQRMRQFKAQKGGDHIE; this is encoded by the coding sequence ATGAATAAACAAGAAACCATTCTAAAAGTAAATGATTTAAATATCTCATTTCACACGTTTGCTGGTGAAGTCAAGGCAATAAGAGGTGTGAATTTTGAATTAAAGAAAGGTGAGACGCTTGCCATTGTTGGAGAATCTGGTTCAGGAAAATCGGTTACTTCAAAATCAATCATGGGGTTGCTTCCTAAATCTAACTCTGAAGTGAAAAAAGGCGAGATTTTGTTTCAAGACAAAAACTTAACAAAACTTTCTGATAAACAAATGCAAAAAATACGTGGGAAAGATATTGCAATGGTCTTTCAAGATCCAATGACCTCATTAAATCCTACAATGACAATTGGCAAACAAATTATAGAACCAATTTTAAAACATCAAAATGCTAGTAAAGAAGAAGCTAGAAAAAGAGCACTTGAGCTACTCAGCCTTGTAGGTATTCCAAAACCTGAACAAAGGTTTAAGCAATATCCTCATCAATTTTCAGGTGGTATGAGACAAAGGGTTGTGGTGGCAATTGCTCTTGCTTGTAATCCTAAAATATTAATTGCTGATGAGCCGACAACAGCGTTAGATGTTACAATTCAAGCGCAAATTTTAGAACTGATGAAGGATCTACAAAAGAAAATTGAAACATCGATTATCTTTATTACGCATGATTTAGGGGTCGTTGCGAATGTAGCTGATCGTGTAGCGGTTATGTATGGTGGTCAAATTGTCGAGATTGGTACAGTTGATGAGATTTTCTATAACCCACAGCATCCTTATACTTGGGGATTATTAAGCTCTATGCCTAGTCTGGACGCAAAAGAGGAGAAATTATTTGCTATACCTGGTACGCCGCCAGACTTGCTAAATCCTCCAAAAGGTGACCCGTTTGCTGCTAGAAATCAATATGCGATGAAAATCGATTTTGAACAGCAGCCGCCTTTATATCAAGTGTCAGAAACGCATTATGCAGCTACATGGCTATTACATCCTAATGCGCCCAAAGTAGAACCTCCTGAATCGATTAAGCAAAGAATGCGACAATTTAAAGCGCAAAAAGGGGGGGATCACATTGAGTGA
- a CDS encoding ABC transporter ATP-binding protein has translation MLQVNNLKQYFNVGKPNEVKAVDDVSFDIYRGETLGLVGESGCGKSTTGRSIIRLYNATDGEVIFNGQNVHDKKSTADLKQFNRKMQMIFQDPYASLNPRMKVEDIIAEGIDIHDLAKTKQARKERVYQLLETVGLNKEHANRYPHEFSGGQRQRIGIARALAVEPDFIIADEPISALDVSIQAQVVNLMKELQEEKGLTYLFIAHDLSMVKYISDRIGVMYFGKLVELAPANELYENPLHPYTKSLLSAIPLPDPDYERNRKRIKYDPSVHKGTNTEFREVKPGHFVSCTEEEFKELQAKQS, from the coding sequence ATTTTACAGGTGAATAATCTTAAGCAATATTTTAATGTGGGCAAACCAAATGAAGTAAAAGCTGTTGATGATGTTAGCTTCGATATTTATAGAGGAGAAACTTTGGGGCTAGTAGGTGAGTCTGGTTGCGGTAAGTCGACTACTGGAAGAAGTATCATTCGTTTGTATAATGCAACAGATGGTGAGGTTATTTTTAATGGACAGAATGTTCATGATAAAAAATCGACTGCTGATCTGAAGCAATTTAATCGAAAAATGCAAATGATCTTTCAGGATCCATATGCCTCACTCAATCCAAGAATGAAAGTTGAAGACATCATTGCAGAAGGCATCGATATTCATGACCTAGCAAAAACAAAGCAAGCACGTAAAGAGCGTGTGTACCAATTGCTTGAAACTGTTGGCTTGAACAAAGAGCATGCAAACAGGTACCCGCATGAATTCTCTGGTGGTCAAAGGCAGCGTATTGGGATTGCCCGTGCATTAGCGGTTGAACCAGATTTCATTATTGCCGATGAACCAATCTCTGCATTAGATGTGTCGATCCAAGCACAGGTCGTCAACTTAATGAAAGAGCTTCAAGAAGAAAAAGGCTTAACGTACTTATTCATTGCCCATGACCTGTCTATGGTAAAATACATCAGCGATCGCATTGGCGTAATGTATTTCGGGAAATTGGTCGAGCTGGCACCAGCGAATGAATTATACGAAAACCCGCTTCATCCATATACAAAATCATTACTATCTGCGATTCCGCTTCCAGATCCAGATTATGAGCGTAACCGCAAACGAATCAAGTATGATCCATCTGTTCACAAAGGAACGAACACTGAGTTCCGTGAAGTGAAGCCAGGCCACTTTGTGAGCTGCACAGAGGAAGAATTCAAAGAGCTTCAGGCAAAACAATCATAA
- a CDS encoding GNAT family N-acetyltransferase: MNWYEKLSEYFPIEEMKSKEHMEALLKERSDVYHKEEGPHHVMMYDEFDHFIFIDYLFVSRDARGEGLGSKLIHKLKEKKKPILLEVEPVDEDDADTAKRLKFYQREHFKHAESIGYKRRSLATNEVNRMEILYWSPLIDNEEEMMEAMRKTYERIHTYKDEEWYGQSYEDVDDVLKVIENRKQKNIFDHLD; the protein is encoded by the coding sequence ATGAATTGGTATGAAAAGCTCAGTGAATACTTCCCGATAGAAGAAATGAAGTCAAAAGAGCATATGGAAGCTTTATTAAAGGAAAGAAGTGATGTTTATCATAAGGAGGAAGGACCTCATCATGTGATGATGTACGACGAATTTGATCATTTCATCTTTATTGATTATTTATTTGTTTCCAGAGATGCAAGAGGTGAAGGCCTCGGATCAAAGCTCATTCATAAGCTGAAGGAAAAAAAGAAACCGATCTTGCTTGAGGTTGAGCCTGTAGATGAAGATGATGCAGATACTGCAAAACGCCTAAAGTTTTACCAAAGAGAGCACTTCAAGCATGCAGAATCAATCGGTTATAAACGCAGGTCACTTGCAACAAATGAAGTGAACCGCATGGAAATCCTTTATTGGTCGCCTCTTATAGATAATGAGGAAGAAATGATGGAGGCTATGAGGAAGACCTATGAACGAATCCATACGTATAAAGACGAGGAATGGTATGGGCAGTCGTATGAAGATGTTGATGATGTATTAAAGGTCATTGAAAATAGAAAACAAAAAAATATTTTCGATCATCTCGACTAA
- the spxA gene encoding transcriptional regulator SpxA codes for MVTLYTSPSCTSCRKARAWLEEHNIPYQERNIFSEPLSIDEIKEILRMTEDGTDEIISTRSKVFQKLNVNVETMPLQQLYKLINEHPGLLRRPIILDEKRLQVGYNEDEIRRFLPRTVRTFQLREAQRLAN; via the coding sequence ATGGTAACATTATACACATCACCAAGCTGTACATCATGTAGAAAAGCAAGAGCGTGGTTAGAAGAACACAATATTCCGTATCAAGAGAGAAACATCTTTTCAGAGCCTCTTTCAATCGATGAAATTAAAGAAATTCTTCGAATGACTGAAGACGGTACAGATGAAATTATCTCAACACGTTCAAAAGTATTCCAAAAGCTAAATGTGAATGTTGAGACAATGCCTCTTCAACAATTGTATAAACTAATCAATGAGCATCCAGGTCTTTTAAGACGTCCAATCATCTTGGATGAAAAAAGACTACAAGTTGGCTACAATGAAGATGAAATTAGACGTTTCCTTCCAAGAACGGTTCGTACATTCCAACTCAGAGAAGCTCAGCGACTTGCTAACTAA